One Calditrichia bacterium DNA window includes the following coding sequences:
- a CDS encoding acyl-CoA dehydrogenase, which yields MNAIHSITQLTEEESMFRDAIREFAEEQIKPHVQEMDQKGQFRRELLDQFFELGLLGIDIPEEYGGTGGNFFMSILAIEELSKVDASAAIFVDVQNTLVNNCIQKWGSEALKKKYLPQLAQEKIGAYALSEASSGSDAFALKTRAEDMGSHFVLNGNKMWITNAAEADLFIVFANANPEAGYKGITAFMVERGFEGFRVGKKEDKLGIRASSTCELIMENCIVPKENVIGEVGKGYKSAIETLNEGRIGIGAQMLGVMQGSLNAGMQYARERTQFGKVIGKFQGVAFQIAECATLTEAARRMVYDTARMKDAGQDFVVEAAMTKLFTSVNAEKVTSRMIEVFGGYGFTKEYPVEKFYRDAKIGQIYEGTSNMQLDTISKYLLFK from the coding sequence ATGAACGCAATTCATTCTATTACTCAACTCACAGAAGAAGAAAGCATGTTTCGCGACGCGATCCGCGAATTTGCAGAAGAACAAATAAAACCGCATGTTCAGGAAATGGATCAGAAAGGGCAGTTTCGCCGGGAATTGCTGGATCAATTTTTTGAATTAGGGCTGCTGGGCATCGATATTCCCGAAGAATACGGCGGAACCGGAGGCAACTTTTTCATGTCCATTTTGGCGATCGAAGAGTTGTCCAAAGTTGATGCATCTGCCGCTATTTTTGTGGATGTGCAAAATACGCTGGTCAACAACTGCATTCAAAAATGGGGCAGTGAGGCGCTCAAAAAGAAATATTTGCCACAGTTGGCGCAGGAAAAAATCGGTGCGTATGCATTGTCCGAAGCCAGCTCCGGCAGCGATGCGTTTGCGCTGAAAACCCGTGCTGAAGATATGGGCAGCCACTTTGTGTTGAACGGCAATAAAATGTGGATCACCAATGCGGCAGAGGCGGATTTGTTTATCGTATTCGCCAACGCGAATCCCGAAGCCGGGTACAAAGGCATCACCGCGTTTATGGTCGAACGCGGATTTGAGGGATTCCGCGTCGGGAAAAAAGAAGATAAACTGGGTATTCGCGCCAGCAGCACCTGCGAACTGATCATGGAAAATTGTATTGTTCCCAAAGAAAATGTGATTGGCGAAGTTGGCAAAGGCTACAAATCTGCGATCGAAACACTCAACGAGGGCAGAATTGGCATCGGCGCGCAAATGCTCGGCGTGATGCAAGGCTCGTTGAATGCCGGCATGCAATATGCCCGAGAGCGCACCCAGTTTGGCAAAGTGATTGGCAAATTTCAGGGTGTTGCGTTCCAGATTGCCGAATGTGCCACGCTTACCGAAGCTGCCCGCCGGATGGTGTACGATACCGCACGGATGAAGGATGCTGGACAAGATTTTGTGGTGGAAGCCGCGATGACCAAACTGTTCACTTCGGTGAATGCAGAAAAAGTGACTTCGCGAATGATCGAGGTTTTTGGCGGTTACGGCTTCACCAAAGAGTATCCGGTGGAAAAATTTTATCGGGATGCCAAAATCGGGCAAATTTATGAGGGAACATCCAACATGCAACTGGATACGATCTCTAAATATCTGCTCTTTAAATAG
- a CDS encoding tetratricopeptide repeat protein → MSQSPTPEQILAVLQTAQQAAMKQDYANALTKYRWVEQNILDDEDNLPLLRIEIAWAYYHMQQYPHTIAYLEKAMESPVLNPHQVFDALRLIGVSYSMLRNPGKAIANLEDATLQPIPDYDKRYAYFEIGKIYFAANDTKKARPPLEKVLPLFKDDDQEYRQTTRYYLGMIHFFEKNMTAAESYFLDFIKQATTEKTKAPGLFGMAHLMYERKEYEKLQTTCQKVMELDPDFFDKETIGFFLCISYLGQRKWTESRQVFDQLKSAYPDGKYAVEYPAIEKKLTKKSNKA, encoded by the coding sequence ATGAGCCAAAGCCCGACTCCGGAACAAATTCTTGCCGTTCTGCAAACAGCCCAGCAGGCTGCCATGAAGCAAGATTATGCCAACGCACTGACAAAATATCGTTGGGTCGAACAAAATATTCTGGATGACGAAGACAACTTGCCGCTGCTGCGCATCGAAATCGCGTGGGCGTATTATCACATGCAGCAATACCCGCACACCATCGCCTATCTGGAAAAAGCAATGGAAAGCCCTGTGCTCAATCCGCATCAGGTTTTCGATGCGCTGCGGCTGATCGGCGTTAGTTACAGCATGCTCCGCAACCCAGGAAAGGCAATTGCCAATCTGGAAGATGCAACTCTGCAACCAATTCCCGATTACGATAAACGCTATGCCTATTTTGAGATCGGCAAAATTTATTTCGCTGCGAACGATACAAAAAAAGCGCGTCCGCCGTTGGAAAAAGTGCTGCCGCTGTTTAAAGATGACGATCAGGAATATCGCCAGACCACCCGTTATTACCTCGGGATGATTCATTTTTTCGAAAAAAACATGACCGCTGCCGAATCGTATTTTCTTGATTTTATCAAACAGGCGACAACGGAAAAAACCAAAGCGCCCGGCTTATTCGGCATGGCACATCTGATGTACGAACGTAAGGAATACGAAAAGTTGCAGACAACCTGCCAAAAAGTAATGGAACTGGACCCGGATTTTTTTGATAAGGAAACCATCGGATTCTTTTTGTGCATCAGCTATTTGGGGCAACGCAAATGGACGGAAAGCCGCCAGGTTTTCGATCAATTAAAATCTGCCTACCCGGACGGAAAATATGCCGTTGAATATCCGGCAATCGAAAAAAAGCTCACCAAAAAATCCAATAAAGCCTGA
- a CDS encoding response regulator — MNMTNFKALILDDEYQLGEILVKTLKEENISAIAVTNVDSAIAKLREDKFDIVISDIYLPQKNGRDLFEYALNHFPELPFIFMTGNPDLNTAVDFLKKGAYDYLSKPFMVSDLIKKVHHVIQQSQERKAEKHLVNDLKEMLQHRAEDFRIYQDIFNSKEDGLLIMDIDGLIVRVNPGFCSMSGFSKNELQNAPFTKLGEIFPGINFRQILSTIDDRGHWKQEISTHRLNGTRWIANINFFPVRNENRDVFAYSAIVTDVTGLRSMENALIGAQEAIIFGLARLAEQRDQETGYHLERIRSYCRALALEMKNHPRYLPYITNSFIDTLDRTAPLHDIGKVGIPDHILLKGDKLTEDEYELMKQHTVVGFQTLSSIRKQFGEMDFLNMGIDVTYCHHERFDGTGYPRGLCGDEIPLSAQVVALADMYDALTSERVYKEAYPHDVTVQIIRDESGKHFDPDIIQVFECVADRFEQILQQFWKDGYAEKTPIFDAEKVLKN, encoded by the coding sequence ATGAATATGACGAATTTCAAAGCATTAATTCTGGATGATGAATATCAACTGGGCGAAATTCTTGTCAAGACTTTAAAAGAAGAAAATATATCTGCGATTGCCGTTACAAACGTTGATTCAGCAATTGCAAAACTTCGCGAAGACAAGTTTGATATTGTCATTTCGGATATATATCTCCCTCAAAAAAATGGGCGCGATTTATTTGAATACGCGCTGAACCATTTTCCGGAACTGCCATTTATTTTCATGACCGGCAATCCCGATCTGAATACCGCAGTAGATTTCCTCAAAAAAGGCGCGTACGATTATCTGAGCAAACCGTTCATGGTTTCGGATCTCATCAAAAAAGTGCATCATGTCATCCAGCAAAGCCAGGAGCGCAAAGCAGAAAAACATCTGGTAAACGATCTGAAAGAAATGCTCCAACACCGTGCGGAAGATTTCCGGATTTATCAGGATATTTTCAACAGCAAAGAGGACGGTTTGCTGATTATGGATATCGACGGGCTGATTGTTCGCGTAAATCCGGGCTTTTGCAGCATGAGCGGGTTCAGCAAAAATGAGCTGCAAAATGCGCCATTTACCAAACTGGGCGAAATTTTTCCGGGAATCAATTTCCGGCAGATACTTTCGACCATCGATGATCGCGGGCATTGGAAACAGGAGATTTCCACCCATCGATTAAATGGCACGCGCTGGATTGCCAACATCAACTTTTTCCCCGTTCGCAACGAAAACCGCGATGTGTTCGCTTACTCCGCAATTGTAACGGATGTCACTGGATTGCGCAGCATGGAAAATGCGCTGATTGGCGCGCAGGAAGCCATCATTTTCGGGCTGGCACGCTTGGCAGAACAACGCGATCAGGAAACCGGATACCATTTGGAACGCATTCGCAGCTATTGCCGGGCGCTCGCGCTGGAGATGAAAAATCATCCCAGATATCTGCCGTATATCACCAACAGTTTTATTGACACGCTGGATCGCACCGCGCCGCTGCACGACATCGGCAAAGTGGGCATCCCGGATCACATTTTGTTAAAAGGCGATAAACTAACCGAAGATGAATACGAATTGATGAAGCAGCACACCGTTGTCGGTTTCCAAACCCTCAGCTCCATTCGCAAACAATTTGGCGAAATGGATTTTTTGAACATGGGCATCGATGTTACCTATTGTCACCATGAGCGGTTTGACGGCACCGGATATCCGCGCGGATTGTGCGGCGACGAAATTCCGCTATCTGCTCAGGTGGTTGCCCTCGCCGATATGTACGATGCGCTTACTTCCGAGCGGGTTTACAAAGAAGCCTATCCGCACGATGTGACGGTTCAAATCATCCGCGACGAAAGCGGCAAACATTTTGATCCGGATATCATCCAGGTTTTCGAATGTGTTGCGGATCGTTTTGAGCAAATTTTGCAACAATTTTGGAAGGACGGATATGCGGAAAAAACACCTATTTTTGATGCTGAAAAGGTGCTAAAAAATTAG
- the porQ gene encoding type IX secretion system protein PorQ, whose amino-acid sequence MKNRILALICFTALAAQPVFSQSVGTTVFEFLRSQYSARGAAMANNLVAVQGDVNAAAYNPAVLSTVTEPQWTINFTDHLLDFQAGQLGYAFQKGQLGTIGFGLIYFDYGDFEETDLFGEETGRSFGASEFALSATISNQLGPGFDYGVSAKFIYSSLEEYNASGIALDGGIIFRPSYISDFQVGVSVSNIGFMLDNYTETEDKLPLMVRLGFAKKLAHLPLMFMASLNDISQQTGDNLDILKRFSVGGEFDVSDAVKFRIGYDNGVNQSIKSLGTRSFSGISAGLGIAYKRFRLDYAFANYGELGAQNRIGVTGGL is encoded by the coding sequence ATGAAAAATAGAATTTTAGCGTTAATTTGTTTTACTGCACTTGCTGCACAGCCCGTTTTTTCGCAATCGGTTGGCACAACGGTATTTGAATTTTTGCGCAGCCAATACAGCGCTCGCGGCGCGGCAATGGCCAACAACCTGGTGGCTGTTCAGGGTGATGTGAACGCGGCAGCATACAATCCGGCAGTGCTTTCAACCGTTACCGAACCGCAGTGGACTATCAATTTTACCGATCATTTGCTGGATTTTCAGGCGGGGCAGTTGGGCTACGCGTTCCAAAAAGGGCAGCTTGGCACAATCGGTTTTGGCTTGATTTATTTCGATTACGGCGATTTTGAAGAAACCGACTTGTTCGGTGAGGAAACCGGACGCAGTTTTGGCGCTTCGGAATTTGCGCTTTCTGCTACCATTTCCAACCAATTGGGACCGGGATTTGATTACGGCGTCAGCGCCAAATTTATTTATTCCTCGCTGGAAGAATACAACGCCTCCGGCATCGCGCTGGATGGCGGGATTATTTTTCGTCCGTCCTACATTTCGGATTTTCAGGTTGGCGTTTCAGTTTCAAATATTGGATTTATGCTGGATAATTACACCGAAACTGAAGACAAGTTACCGCTCATGGTGCGTCTCGGATTTGCCAAAAAATTGGCGCACTTGCCGCTGATGTTTATGGCATCGTTAAACGATATCAGCCAACAAACCGGCGATAACCTCGATATTTTAAAACGCTTTAGCGTTGGTGGGGAATTTGATGTGAGTGACGCGGTAAAGTTTCGGATCGGTTACGATAACGGTGTGAATCAAAGCATCAAAAGTTTGGGAACCCGCAGTTTTAGCGGCATTTCCGCCGGGTTGGGTATCGCTTACAAACGCTTCCGGCTGGATTACGCTTTCGCAAATTATGGCGAACTGGGAGCGCAAAACCGAATTGGCGTTACCGGAGGACTGTAA
- a CDS encoding N-acetylmuramoyl-L-alanine amidase, which yields MQRREFLKVIPGIAFLLMDAKKAIARAFPGLFPDYLTLFPPNSRQSLELPIRWQQDVAFVDARRLAESLKYNTYFNDERKKLVLYLPQNKVVITANNPFVIIDDRTLQMPVSCTIERNDIFLPLSYWVPLVNQYANINLNYDEKQQILQFGDPRFNVAGVDVDARENGVVIRIRTAKKFQKGEMSIDKRNNWLHVDLYGATADINSLARNLDEGPVREMKAFQFATLLSVAFRLRTDPISREVYQDENTGEVVAILRYREQLAESETAEKQPEKAEEARVENNRQTPEKEDDIRKQLETERQRWLIDTVVIDPGHGGKDPGAIGVGGLQEKDVVLSIGLKLGELIERRMPGVKVIYTRKDDTFVELRQRTQIANENQAKLFISIHANANKSSSPAGFETYLLGATKGAQASAVAERENAVIRFESSENQAHYKGINAILAGLAQTAFMKQSEHLASNVQTQIGKRMQSLNMKDRGVKQAGFWVMVGASMPCVLVETGFITNRYDAKILKTNSHQQKIAEGIFAGLQQFKTDHENSI from the coding sequence ATGCAAAGACGCGAGTTCCTAAAAGTTATCCCCGGCATCGCTTTCCTGTTGATGGATGCCAAAAAAGCAATCGCCAGAGCGTTTCCGGGATTGTTTCCCGATTACCTGACCCTTTTCCCCCCCAACAGCAGACAAAGCCTGGAATTGCCCATTCGCTGGCAGCAGGACGTTGCATTTGTGGATGCCCGAAGGCTTGCCGAATCGCTGAAATACAACACGTATTTTAACGATGAGCGCAAAAAACTGGTGCTGTATCTGCCCCAAAATAAAGTGGTCATCACAGCCAACAACCCGTTTGTGATCATCGACGACCGCACATTGCAGATGCCCGTTTCCTGCACGATCGAACGGAATGATATTTTTCTGCCGCTGTCCTATTGGGTGCCTTTAGTGAACCAGTACGCGAATATTAATTTGAATTACGATGAAAAACAGCAAATACTGCAGTTTGGCGACCCCCGTTTTAATGTTGCGGGGGTAGATGTGGATGCCCGGGAAAATGGCGTTGTCATTCGTATTCGTACCGCCAAGAAATTCCAGAAGGGCGAAATGAGCATCGACAAACGCAACAACTGGTTGCATGTCGATTTGTACGGCGCGACAGCAGACATCAATTCGCTGGCACGCAATCTGGACGAAGGTCCGGTGCGGGAGATGAAGGCGTTCCAGTTCGCAACGCTGTTGTCTGTCGCTTTCCGGTTGCGCACCGATCCCATTTCCCGCGAAGTATATCAGGATGAAAATACCGGAGAAGTGGTGGCCATTTTGCGTTACCGCGAGCAGCTTGCCGAATCCGAAACTGCCGAAAAACAGCCTGAAAAAGCCGAAGAAGCACGGGTTGAAAACAATCGCCAAACCCCAGAAAAAGAAGATGACATCCGCAAACAACTGGAAACAGAACGCCAGCGCTGGCTGATCGATACGGTAGTGATCGATCCCGGTCACGGCGGAAAAGATCCCGGTGCAATTGGTGTCGGCGGACTGCAAGAAAAAGATGTGGTGCTCTCCATCGGGCTGAAACTCGGTGAACTCATCGAACGGCGGATGCCCGGCGTAAAAGTAATTTACACTCGCAAAGACGACACATTTGTAGAATTGCGGCAACGCACCCAGATCGCCAATGAAAATCAGGCTAAATTGTTTATCAGCATCCACGCCAACGCCAACAAAAGCAGCAGCCCCGCCGGCTTCGAAACCTATTTGTTGGGTGCGACCAAAGGTGCCCAGGCCAGCGCCGTAGCAGAGCGGGAAAATGCGGTAATCCGGTTCGAATCGTCAGAAAATCAGGCGCATTACAAAGGCATCAACGCCATTTTGGCCGGACTTGCCCAAACTGCTTTTATGAAACAGAGCGAGCATTTGGCCAGCAACGTGCAAACGCAAATCGGCAAACGCATGCAATCGCTGAACATGAAAGATCGTGGCGTTAAGCAAGCCGGATTTTGGGTGATGGTCGGTGCATCGATGCCCTGCGTTTTGGTTGAAACTGGATTTATCACGAATCGTTACGATGCCAAAATCCTCAAAACCAATTCCCACCAGCAGAAAATTGCCGAAGGGATCTTTGCCGGGCTGCAACAGTTCAAAACAGACCATGAAAATTCAATTTAG